Proteins found in one Quercus robur chromosome 2, dhQueRobu3.1, whole genome shotgun sequence genomic segment:
- the LOC126706364 gene encoding umecyanin-like, translating to MTKMKITLFMLAAIAGCLMMGSVSAMTHIVGGGHGWRLPDNQTFFEEWAKPRTFGVGDRLVFPYRPGSNNVVQIDKKDFEDCTQKNVIDMYYLGPTILDLNDTGDFYYYCGIGKHCEVGQKLHIKVVKGEGSSGSPFAFQIAPIHSGSDIPAPAPISITSSASSIQNFGMVFGLLAFLLSLFT from the exons atgacaaaaatgaaaattactttGTTCATGTTGGCAGCAATTGCTGGGTGCCTTATGATGGGTTCAGTTAGTGCAATGACTCACATTGTTGGAGGAGGCCATGGCTGGCGTTTGCCTGACAACCAAACCTTCTTTGAAGAATGGGCTAAACCAAGAACCTTTGGTGTTGGTGACAGACTTG TTTTCCCATACAGGCCCGGTTCCAACAACGTGGTACAGATTGACAAGAAAGACTTCGAAGATTGCACTCaaaaaaatgtcattgacatGTACTACTTGGGACCAACCATTCTGGATCTCAATGACACTGGGGACTTTTACTATTATTGTGGCATTGGGAAGCATTGCGAGGTCGGCCAAAAGCTCCACATCAAGGTTGTCAAGGGAGAGGGCTCGTCTGGAAGTCCCTTTGCTTTTCAAATTGCTCCCATACATTCAGGTTCTGATATACCTGCTCCTGCCCCTATTAGTATTACATCCTCAGCCAGCTCCATTCAAAATTTTGGCATGGTTTTCGGTTTACTAGCATTCTTGCTTTCTCTATTCACTTAA
- the LOC126713364 gene encoding arabinogalactan protein 41-like produces MAFTRISLGVVAFLVLLFAIFLPSVHPQNLAPAPAPTSDGTSIDQGIAYVLMAVALVLTYLIHSADMS; encoded by the exons ATGGCGTTTACAAGGATTTCATTGGGAGTTGTTGCTTTTTTGGTTCTCCTTTTCGCTATTTTCTTGCCTTCCGTTCACCCTCAAAACCTCGCTCCAGCTCCTGCCCCTACCAGTGACG GGACATCAATTGACCAAGGTATTGCGTATGTGTTGATGGCGGTGGCTTTGGTGCTCACATACCTTATCCACTCTGCGGACATGTCCTAA